TCAACTAATAAGGAGTTCCAACGAATTAGCCACTGGCAGGTACTAAAAGCAAAATTTTACTTCTAAAAGACGTAAAAATTTTACCCTATTTAAAAGCTGATAGAAGTAAATTCAGGAATAAGGTAAAATGCTGGTTTTCTTGCTTACATTTAAACTTAAATCAGACCACAACTACGGGCATGGGTAACATAACAGAAGAAGCTTTCGGACATATGCCGGACGGGCAGGAAGTTCGTTTATTTACCTTAACTAACCAGAATGGCTTGCAGGTAAAGATAACCCCTTACGGTGGCCGCATTACTTCTATCCTGGTGCCGGATAATAAAGGCCAACTCGTTGATGTGGTACTGGGTTACAGTGACCTGGCCGGCTACTTAGCCGATGAATCTAACTTTGGCGCTATTATAGGCCGGGTATCTAACCGCATTGCCAAAGGCCAATTTACCCTCGATGGGCAAACCTATAATCTGGCAATAAACAATGGCCCTAATCATTTACACGGCGGGCTAAAAGGTTTTGCTAAAGTAATCTGGCAGGCCAAGGTAACCAGCCAAAATACATTAGAGTTAACCTACCGGAGCCCGGATGGGGAAGAAGGTTATCCGGGTAACTTAACGGCCCGGGTTATTTACTCTATCTTGGATAACAATGAACTCCGAATTGAGATTAGTGCCGAAACCGATAAGCCCACGCCGGTGAACCTGACGAGCCACAGCTATTTTAATTTAACCGGCGGCACCAGTACCATCCTGAACCACCAATTATACCTGAATGCCGATGCCTACATTGCGGTTGACGAAACCGTAATACCCACCGGCGAAACGCCGACCGTGCATCATACGCCCATGGACTTTACCCAACCCCTAGTGTTGGGCAGTAGTATAGCGAAAACCAAAGGGTATGATAATACTTTTGTTTTGAATAAAACCGAAAACAACTTATCGCTGGCTGCCTGGGCGCTAGACCTCGCCAGTGGGCGGCAGGTGGAGGTGTA
The sequence above is a segment of the Adhaeribacter swui genome. Coding sequences within it:
- a CDS encoding aldose epimerase family protein, with amino-acid sequence MGNITEEAFGHMPDGQEVRLFTLTNQNGLQVKITPYGGRITSILVPDNKGQLVDVVLGYSDLAGYLADESNFGAIIGRVSNRIAKGQFTLDGQTYNLAINNGPNHLHGGLKGFAKVIWQAKVTSQNTLELTYRSPDGEEGYPGNLTARVIYSILDNNELRIEISAETDKPTPVNLTSHSYFNLTGGTSTILNHQLYLNADAYIAVDETVIPTGETPTVHHTPMDFTQPLVLGSSIAKTKGYDNTFVLNKTENNLSLAAWALDLASGRQVEVYTTQPGIHFYTANHLDGSFMGKHGQPYQQYQGFTLETNRFPDAPNQPTFPNTILRPGETFQEVTVYRFTVR